The Oncorhynchus masou masou isolate Uvic2021 chromosome 13, UVic_Omas_1.1, whole genome shotgun sequence genomic interval tggggttgtttccatctaggtgtttatgtaggtctatggttgcctagattggttctcaattagaggcaggtgtttattgttgtctctgattgggaaccatatttaggcagccatcttctttgggtatttggtgggttattgtctatgttatgttgcatGTTAGCACATTGTTTATATAGCGGTCACGGTCGTCTTAATCGtttttttgtttaagtgttcttcgtgtacttcattaaataaagaagaatgtattctaaccacgctgtgctttggtctactccatacGTCGATCGTGACAGTGTGCATGGGcaaagagctctattttaatGTCATCTGACCACAGCACCTACTGGAGTTTGCTAAATGCTATTGGCACTtagattggaaccggtgctatgGTCAAATGACACGAAAATAAAGGTATTTTGCCACGCACAccagcacacatcaaaatccacaaagaaaaggTTCATTGACCACAAAATCCTAATTTCGCAATGGCCATCTCGGTCTCCGGATTTAAAACCCATTGAAAAGCTGCCGTTTGAATTGGAGAGGGTAgtgcagacaaaggatatcaaggatctgagAAGATtgtgtatggaggaatggtctaagatccctcccgaTGTGTTCTCCAATTTTATAAAAACATCTCAGTGTCATTATCTTCAGTATCCTTAGTTTCAGTGTCATCTTTGCAAGGTGTAGGatgctggagtattgaaaacagtgGATCCAATCATTTTGACTCCTATGTTTTTGAGATATTTTACTAGTTAAACAACATCTCTTTCCCTGAGAAATTGTGTTAGTATAAAATATAAATgatttgaaaaataaaaatagcataaaatatagctcagtatttattttatacaggcTTTTTTTGCTCCTCTTTATTTTTAAGTGATCCGATGCTTCTGGACCCACTGTTTTCCATTGACTTGTGGTTAGAAAATGGAGACAGTGCCTagacaaacaaaccaaaccaTGGATTGCAGTCCAAAGACTGCTTTCAGGGTTACGATGCCTAAGGAGATACTTACGCAAATGACCAGCCGTAGTCCCAGGTTTGTGGTCTCCAATCTTTTGGCCCAATGCTCACAGTCAACTGGAACACTGTGGTGTACATCATATGAGCCACCATCCCCATCAGACCTAACAGAGAAAAGGTATTTGCTGACAATCCTCTATTTTATTCGACTAACATCGAATAATCAATGCTTTACCTTTTGGATATTTCTACAGAGTATTTATAGCCTTGGAATGTATCATTTTGGTGATAAGAGAAAGTTCTGCCAGTGTCTCACCTGAAAGGACCGTGCATATAGCGGCAAATGCGTTGATCTTGAGAGCGTACATCTCCTTACGGGCACAGAGACACAGCACCTCCACCCACATGAGGAGAAAGCCCATGGCCAACAGGCCTATGTACGCAAACTCTGATACTACTGACAGCCACAGCAcccctgtcagagagagagtgaaagagtgagagagagagagagagagagagagagagagagagagagagagagagagagagaattaaagattggacagaggtagagagataaaAAGTTGGCATTACAGTCCTTATTTGAAATGTAATGTTGGCGTATTAGCAGCACCTACAGTATATGTACTTTCAACGAGCACAAACCTTGCGTCTCTCCTGGAGTCAATTCAATGAAGCTTCGGCACTTCTCCTCTATAGGACAAATAGAATGTGATTAGTTACAAATCCAATTTAAGTCAGTATATTCACATGTATCTTTTAGGGCCTTGTCAAGAAAATGGACATACTGATTTAACAAGAGATCCCTTGAGTGGCTGTTCTGAGATCTTAAGACAATGCTCCAATTGGCATGGGCATTCAGGAAGGGGGCACTTTCTGTCGTAAAATAAGCCAcgttgagaagagagagagaaatccacCAGATGTTTTCTAGGTTTTCCTAGGTCCGACCCTAAGACTGGACTCGAATGAAGGTTCTGTAGATCAACAGCCTAAAACAAGAGCTATCTCGTGCTTTATTCACTGTTCCAATCAAGTTCTCTGTGTCAAACAATTACTGGCTAAGGCTCGggattcatttacatttacatttgatattttagtcatttagaagacgctcttatccagagagacttgcaATTAGTGCATGCATTCCTTATAgcaaggtgagacaaccacatatcacatatTGTATCACAGTCGTAGCAAGTGCATTCATTGAGGAGATTGGATCTTACAGAACAAGGACCAGGCATCATTAGGTTCTTGGGATGAAGCCTACTTAACCCCTCTTTCTATAAGTGCAAAGCATATTCAAACAAAGGTCTGGATAAAGACCCCAATGTCTAGCCCAATGCTCACCCTCATTGTGTGCCTCGCAGGACAACCAGAAACCTGTGTGGAAGTAGCGCAGCATGTACTTGTCCTCGCCCGTCTCCCAGATGTAGTGCACCGCGTTGGCGAGGGCCTTTTTCCGACGCCTCGCCTGCTCTTCCTTTTCCTGGGGCGACAAAGTGACGTTGTTTGCCGGCTTCTTGGGGTCCAGAGTGGGACTCTCTGAGGACAACAGGGGGTAAGGGGATAGTTGGGACAGGAATGTTAAGACAGTTTTAGGTGAGATATAGAGTACCTGTTGgagaagcattccaggtgacgctGCTtcttaagagaatgccaagaatctcaaatataacacatatttagatttgtttaacacttttttggttactacatgattccatatgtgttatttcagagttgTGAAAAggaaaaatgaagaaaaaacattgaatgagtaggtatgtccaatcttttgactggtactgtatgtgtctagTCTACACGCAGTATTCATGTTTTTCTACAATAAACTCCAGAAACACACATCTTCCAGCCATGTTCCTCAAAGGCATAACAAAACCACCATTTAATATTCTGCAGGGACAAAGGTCAAAAGAGCTCCCTAGTGTCAATGGAATGAAGGGGCAACAATCTACATCAAAATCCGTCAGAAATCACTGCTCTTGACGTAATCTCCCTTATGTAGAAAAATTGCACATTTACATGGCAATAGGCTTAGACAACGATGTAATCCAGGCAGTCAACAAAGTTTGAGATTACATAGATACATTGGACTATGTGGACTATGTCAACAGACCTCTGGTTGCTTTCTGTTGATACACAGTAGATTTGCTCAGAGAGCGATGGCGAAAAAGGGATAGGTGGACTTTTTGTTTTTGCTAAGGGTTCCGCTGACAAACCTAAAAAGTCATAATTGTCAGTTTCAGGATTCATGTTCAACAGGGGTTGTTCAACAGGGGTGAGTCCACAAGCATAGAGTGAGGGAAACAAATCATTAGTCACTGGGCTCCAGATTCGTTCTGGCACAGGGCGAAGAGGTGAATTAGTTCCCCACCTGTGGTGTAGGGCTGGCTGTTGTTCTGCCCGCAGTTCTTCAACTTGAccggggagaggcagaggggctTGACAACCTTGTGGGTCCCCTCGCACCAGTACGAGGTGCAGAAGGCCAGGATGGACAGTGCCAGGGCCAGTGACGTCAGggacagggagagcagggagcgGTTGTATCGTGACATGTTCTCCAGCATGGTAGATTATGGGAGTGGGGCGAGGGCCACTGCGAGAAGAAATAATGCCCCtcctatagagagacagagaggtgggagaCAGGCTGGAAAGAGAagcgagagacggggagagacgggGTGTCTCAAGAGAAGCTTGAGACGAAGGATGGTGAAACAGGGTGAGGGTGCTGGTTAGAGGACGGACGCAGGGAtgacagaggactgaggagagaccAGCTAGAGTGAGGGCATTGACAATGAGGTGAGGTGGGAACTGTGGGGGGACTCAATGACACGGCAGAATGAGGGGGAATGGAATGGAGAGATATAGAGTGGAGAAatgggagtggggagggggattGACAGAGGGATGGTTTTAGGGAGTGGGATTAGGAAACTGTGAGCAAatgatgggatggagggatgagaggagaagaggagattaGGCAGAGGCAGGATAAAGGGAGGgaatgaagaagaagaaaataagaAGAAGAAATAGATAAAACACAGGGTCAGGGGACAATGAAATTTAGAAGATTTACTTGCGGTTGAGCGAGACAGATGGATTGGATGCGGATGAGGGCTAGCTAGCCTCTAGCCTCTGTCATGCTCTACTCCAACGAGTCCTCTCGATATTCCTCCACCCTTTACACGCTGATCCAGCTGTGGTCCCTCGATAACGACTTGTGATGATTAACGAGGTAAATCAAAGCAGTCATTGAACTGAGGCAATCAGGCAGAGAGCTTTTCATGTTTGGATTTGCAAAGAAAAAAATTGAATGAATGCATTTTTCTTACATTTCCTTATTTTTCGTCTGAATGCTACATCCCATGTTTCCAGTTTCATGACATGGAATTGGCATGTGTTCGCTGTTATACAGTTGTGTCCTGGAAGATAAATGCTTCAATTTCACCACGTTTTATATAACCTCCAATCCTtctttcctgtctcctctttctccGGACATATTCTGTTCTTCCCGAACATCTCAACTTTCTTAGGAGGATTGTGATTCAATGTAAGGATTAGTCCAATCTCTCAATCTACCTCTCTATTAGCCTGTAATCCTCATTCATCTGTGTTAATCTCCCTGTACTAGGTGAATCTGGGTAATCCCACTTGATATCACGATCGTAACGTCTGTCCAACCATCTATAAAGCAAGACAAATCATTTGGATTAGTACTGGGAGGAGTAATTAATGGACAACAATCTACAGCAAAATCCATCAGAAATCACTGTTCATGATGTAGTCTCCCTCATGTAGAAACATTTCATATTACATGGCAATAGGCTTAGACAACGATGTAATCCATATAGTCAGCAAAGTTTGAGATTTACATACCTAAATTGGACTATGTGGACTATGACAACAGACCATGATAATCATCGTCATCATTGTCATCATCATATCATTGTCACAGCAATCGTTATCATCATCTTCATTATCATCACAATCACAATCATCCACACAATCGTCATCATTGTCATCATCATATCATGTCACGTGGATGATGGCCAGCTAGCCTCTAGCCTCTGACAATGCTCTACTCCAACGAGTCCCCTCGATATTCCTCCACCCTTTACACGCTGATGAATGAATACATTTTtcttacatttgacatttttcaTCTGAATGCTACATCCCATGTTTCCAGTTTCATGACGTGGAATTGGCATGTGTTCGCTGTTATACAGTTGTGTCCTGGA includes:
- the LOC135551430 gene encoding germ cell-specific gene 1-like protein, producing MLENMSRYNRSLLSLSLTSLALALSILAFCTSYWCEGTHKVVKPLCLSPVKLKNCGQNNSQPYTTESPTLDPKKPANNVTLSPQEKEEQARRRKKALANAVHYIWETGEDKYMLRYFHTGFWLSCEAHNEEEKCRSFIELTPGETQGVLWLSVVSEFAYIGLLAMGFLLMWVEVLCLCARKEMYALKINAFAAICTVLSGLMGMVAHMMYTTVFQLTVSIGPKDWRPQTWDYGWSFALAWISFSCCMAAAVFTLNSYTKTLIEMKHRARVRLEEARAAIQAPSYDEVLQADGGIYSVSSLLQHCHQGALNDPMCGGRGPLVGPGVPDPRGLVVMAGGCGTEGCEDCEREMDEIEDALDREEREEMEREDCERC